One genomic region from Pirellulales bacterium encodes:
- a CDS encoding cytochrome P450 produces the protein MNQRKGELAAGLNKPPAFKRTSFCPPLLLYKMMYRPLEFLSEVGERYDLVRLGWLGVPFYLVTGPELVKQLLSDTKRFAKGSLFKKLEIVLGKGLVTLDGKEWIEARRRVSQAFARGLMADQQQIVVRHTLELAARLKADNRSTAFDLDLLMSELMMRVAMELLFGATSDDVDLDEFHDAVDVCNDYARYRIWSLVPERWNTPRRRRFVRALATLDSVVRRMIERRRRETPAELDRRSDVMSLLLGCGFEGAELRDHVMTMLMAGHETTAGSVTFLLGLLARHAEVQDDLYDEVAGLAPASVPLGELPLTEAVWRETLRLYPSVPMLDRQALTDVSLGDYRIEAGANLIWSPYVMHRKYFERPETFDPTRFLPGSPVAPGTYIPFGEGPRMCIGKSLADMEGVTITALLCRQFSIEPAYSAPLRVRPMITLRPESGFVVRFRPRAAAGRVAGESATAQVGGPEELACAGGLAD, from the coding sequence GTGAACCAGCGAAAAGGCGAGTTGGCCGCCGGGCTGAACAAGCCGCCCGCGTTCAAGCGGACGAGCTTCTGCCCGCCGCTGCTGCTTTACAAAATGATGTACCGCCCCTTGGAGTTCCTCTCCGAAGTCGGTGAGCGGTACGATCTCGTCCGGCTCGGTTGGCTCGGCGTGCCGTTCTATCTGGTCACCGGCCCGGAGTTGGTCAAGCAGTTGCTCTCCGACACGAAGCGCTTCGCCAAGGGTTCGCTGTTCAAGAAGCTGGAGATCGTGCTGGGCAAAGGGCTGGTGACGCTCGACGGCAAAGAGTGGATCGAAGCCCGCAGGCGCGTCAGCCAGGCCTTCGCCCGTGGACTGATGGCCGATCAGCAGCAGATCGTCGTCCGGCATACGCTCGAACTGGCCGCTCGCCTGAAGGCCGACAATCGTTCGACCGCGTTCGATCTCGACCTGCTGATGAGCGAGCTGATGATGCGGGTGGCGATGGAGCTGCTGTTCGGCGCCACGTCCGACGACGTCGATTTAGACGAGTTTCACGACGCCGTCGATGTGTGCAACGATTATGCGCGCTACCGCATCTGGTCGCTGGTGCCCGAGCGCTGGAACACGCCGCGCCGCCGGCGGTTCGTGCGGGCGCTGGCGACGTTGGACTCGGTGGTCAGGCGCATGATCGAGCGGCGGCGGCGCGAGACGCCGGCCGAGCTCGATCGACGCAGCGACGTGATGTCGCTGTTGCTGGGGTGCGGCTTCGAGGGCGCCGAGCTCCGCGACCACGTCATGACGATGCTGATGGCCGGACACGAAACGACCGCCGGCTCGGTGACGTTCCTGCTCGGCCTGCTGGCGCGTCATGCCGAGGTGCAAGACGACCTCTACGACGAAGTGGCCGGACTCGCGCCGGCCAGCGTGCCGCTGGGCGAGCTGCCGCTCACGGAGGCCGTCTGGCGCGAAACTCTGCGGCTCTATCCTTCGGTGCCGATGCTCGACCGTCAGGCCCTGACGGACGTGTCGCTGGGCGACTACCGCATTGAAGCGGGGGCCAACCTGATCTGGAGTCCCTATGTGATGCACCGCAAATACTTCGAGCGTCCGGAAACATTCGACCCCACGCGGTTCCTGCCCGGCTCGCCGGTGGCGCCGGGCACGTACATTCCCTTTGGCGAAGGTCCGCGGATGTGCATTGGCAAGTCGCTGGCCGACATGGAGGGCGTGACGATCACGGCCCTCTTGTGCCGGCAGTTCTCGATCGAGCCGGCCTATTCGGCCCCGCTTCGCGTGCGCCCCATGATTACGCTTCGGCCGGAGAGCGGCTTTGTCGTGCGGTTTCGCCCGCGGGCGGCGGCGGGCAGGGTGGCTGGGGAGTCTGCAACCGCGCAGGTCGGTGGACCGGAGGAGCTTGCCTGCGCGGGCGGGTTGGCCGATTGA
- the eno gene encoding phosphopyruvate hydratase encodes MSLATLARIHAREVLDSRGQPTVEVEAANSDGTCGSAIVPSGASTGKAEAHELRDGDPSRYDGRGVRKAVANVNDILGPAVIGRDPAEQAAIDQRLCELDGTPQKSKLGANAILGVSLAVAHAAAAATRQPLYRHLNALWQQAAVDLRTPIDTACRMPLPMTNMISGGLHAGGNLDFQDFLIMPAGAASYSTALEWIVRVYRRLGKMLADSGCEGCLVGDEGGFGPRLPSNRAAAEIVVRAIEAAGLHPGADVTLAVDVASSHFFDGGSYCLKTAGDQRWTSGQMIDHLAALADEFPIASIEDGLAEDDWNGWQELTRRLGERVQLVGDDLFATNPDRLKRGIDLSIANAVLIKVNQIGTLSETFRTMAVARAAGYRCVVSARSGETEDATIADLAVATAADQIKIGSVQRSERLAKYNRLLAIEEELHPSVW; translated from the coding sequence ATGAGCCTAGCCACTCTCGCCCGCATCCATGCCCGTGAAGTGCTCGACAGCCGCGGACAACCGACGGTCGAAGTCGAGGCGGCCAACAGCGACGGCACGTGCGGCTCGGCCATCGTCCCGTCCGGTGCCAGCACGGGCAAGGCCGAAGCCCACGAGCTGCGCGACGGCGATCCGAGCCGCTACGATGGCCGGGGCGTGCGGAAAGCGGTCGCCAACGTCAACGACATTCTCGGTCCGGCTGTGATCGGCCGCGATCCGGCCGAGCAGGCGGCCATCGATCAACGGTTGTGCGAGCTCGACGGCACGCCGCAAAAGTCGAAACTGGGCGCCAACGCCATCCTGGGCGTATCGCTGGCGGTGGCCCACGCCGCGGCGGCCGCCACAAGACAGCCGCTCTATCGGCACCTGAACGCCCTTTGGCAACAAGCAGCCGTGGATTTGCGGACGCCCATCGACACGGCGTGCCGCATGCCGCTGCCGATGACCAACATGATCTCCGGCGGGCTGCACGCCGGCGGCAACCTCGATTTCCAGGACTTTTTGATCATGCCCGCCGGCGCGGCGAGCTACAGCACCGCCCTGGAATGGATCGTCCGCGTCTATCGGCGTCTGGGCAAAATGCTGGCGGATTCCGGCTGCGAGGGCTGTTTGGTCGGCGACGAAGGGGGATTTGGGCCGCGGCTACCCAGCAACCGCGCGGCGGCGGAAATTGTGGTGCGGGCCATCGAGGCCGCCGGTCTGCATCCGGGGGCCGACGTAACGCTGGCCGTCGATGTGGCCAGCAGCCATTTTTTTGACGGCGGCAGTTATTGCCTTAAGACGGCTGGTGACCAACGATGGACCAGCGGTCAAATGATCGATCATCTGGCGGCGTTGGCCGACGAGTTTCCCATCGCCAGCATCGAAGACGGACTGGCCGAAGACGACTGGAACGGCTGGCAAGAGCTGACGCGGCGGCTGGGCGAGCGGGTGCAGCTCGTGGGCGACGACCTTTTTGCCACGAACCCCGACCGGCTCAAGCGGGGCATCGACTTGAGCATCGCCAACGCGGTGCTCATCAAGGTGAATCAGATCGGCACGCTGAGCGAGACCTTCCGCACGATGGCTGTCGCCCGTGCGGCCGGCTATCGTTGCGTCGTCTCGGCCCGTAGCGGGGAGACGGAAGACGCGACCATTGCCGACCTGGCTGTGGCCACCGCCGCCGACCAGATCAAGATCGGCTCGGTGCAGCGCAGCGAACGGCTGGCGAAATACAACCGGCTGTTGGCGATTGAAGAGGAACTTCATCCCTCGGTTTGGTAA
- the greA gene encoding transcription elongation factor GreA: MSDVIPMSRAGYDKLMAELKHLDTVEMPKVAERVAEARSAGDLKENAEYHGARESQGMLQAKINLLRDKLSRARIVDTATLPKDEVVFGATVVVKDLDFGDKEEFTLVGAGDEDYDAGKILITSPLAQGLVGKKVGAQVEIPVPAGTMKFEILEIRFEG; this comes from the coding sequence ATGTCCGACGTGATTCCCATGAGCCGGGCCGGCTACGACAAACTGATGGCCGAATTGAAGCACCTGGATACGGTGGAGATGCCGAAGGTGGCCGAGCGCGTGGCCGAGGCCCGTTCGGCGGGCGATCTCAAGGAAAACGCCGAGTATCACGGCGCCCGCGAGAGCCAGGGCATGCTGCAGGCCAAAATCAACCTGTTGCGCGACAAGCTCAGCCGTGCCCGGATTGTCGACACGGCGACACTGCCCAAAGACGAAGTCGTGTTCGGGGCCACAGTGGTGGTCAAAGACCTCGACTTCGGCGACAAGGAAGAGTTCACGCTGGTCGGCGCCGGCGACGAAGATTACGACGCCGGCAAGATTCTCATCACCAGCCCGCTGGCCCAGGGGCTGGTCGGCAAAAAAGTCGGCGCGCAGGTCGAAATCCCCGTCCCCGCCGGCACGATGAAGTTCGAGATTTTGGAGATTCGCTTCGAGGGGTAG
- a CDS encoding nucleoside monophosphate kinase: MRLPAAPGRPPLDLEIKDAQVIFKTVWDDLEEQVGHENLRFPKELILLGGAPGAGKGTQTKFIMQARGLTRPPIVVSELLVTPEAEKIKDQGGMVGDKEVVGILLRKLLEDEFRDGALLDGFPRTRVQVECLKLMVEQIDKLHDEFENTPQAIHFRRPTIHAMVLFVSERTSIERQLKRGMLIAEHNREVEETGIGKPLELRSSDLSEETARRRYQVFKEQTWDALQSLKDLYHYHFINAEGTIDEVEANILQELQYQSSLELEPRTNDRLSPIPLAEEIILHARQELVKRLDGYELEHTDLFIRVVEMIETKFMPIITRHAISGRAIVNSEDPIFDDPLALSMLIDVFSERGFYAVVDKNNQQIPERVDLSTGRIYGRTKAVYRIHISFKGSEIRRG; this comes from the coding sequence ATGCGATTGCCCGCCGCACCAGGCCGACCGCCTCTGGACCTGGAGATCAAAGACGCCCAAGTCATTTTCAAAACGGTCTGGGATGACCTTGAGGAGCAAGTCGGTCACGAAAACCTGCGGTTTCCCAAGGAGCTGATCCTGCTGGGCGGAGCACCGGGCGCCGGAAAAGGCACCCAGACCAAGTTCATCATGCAAGCTCGCGGTCTCACCCGTCCGCCCATCGTCGTCAGCGAGTTGCTGGTGACGCCCGAAGCGGAAAAGATCAAGGACCAAGGGGGGATGGTGGGCGACAAGGAAGTCGTCGGCATTCTGTTGCGCAAACTGCTCGAAGACGAATTCCGAGACGGGGCTTTGCTGGACGGATTTCCCAGAACGCGGGTGCAGGTCGAGTGCCTCAAACTTATGGTGGAACAAATCGACAAGCTCCACGATGAATTCGAAAACACTCCCCAGGCCATTCACTTCCGCAGGCCGACCATTCACGCCATGGTTCTGTTCGTGAGCGAACGGACCAGCATCGAGCGCCAACTCAAACGAGGGATGTTGATCGCCGAGCATAATCGGGAAGTGGAGGAGACGGGCATCGGCAAACCGCTGGAACTGCGCTCTTCGGACCTGAGCGAAGAGACCGCGCGCCGCCGCTACCAGGTATTCAAAGAGCAGACCTGGGACGCGCTGCAGTCTTTGAAGGACCTTTATCATTACCACTTCATCAATGCGGAAGGGACCATCGACGAAGTCGAGGCGAACATCCTCCAAGAACTGCAGTACCAAAGCTCGCTGGAACTGGAGCCGCGCACCAACGACCGCTTGAGTCCCATCCCGCTGGCCGAGGAAATCATCCTGCATGCCCGGCAGGAGTTGGTAAAACGCCTGGACGGCTACGAATTGGAGCACACCGACCTGTTCATCCGCGTTGTCGAGATGATCGAAACGAAGTTCATGCCGATCATTACCCGCCACGCGATCTCAGGCCGGGCGATCGTCAACTCGGAAGATCCGATTTTCGACGATCCTCTCGCCCTGTCGATGCTGATCGACGTTTTTTCGGAACGGGGCTTTTATGCCGTCGTCGACAAGAACAACCAGCAGATTCCCGAGCGGGTGGATCTCAGTACCGGCCGAATTTACGGGCGAACCAAAGCGGTTTACCGGATCCACATCAGCTTCAAAGGATCTGAAATCCGCAGGGGCTAA
- a CDS encoding type II toxin-antitoxin system Phd/YefM family antitoxin: MADVKARLSAYLDECGAEGPIVITRNGKPAAVLLVPYDDDDLERLMLGRSPRFQALLERSRQSIKQGKGLSEEAFWAAVKKRSQERKRSATKGRPKR; encoded by the coding sequence TTGGCGGACGTGAAAGCGCGTTTGAGTGCCTACTTGGACGAATGTGGCGCCGAAGGCCCTATCGTCATTACACGCAATGGCAAGCCTGCCGCTGTTTTGCTGGTTCCCTACGACGACGATGACCTGGAGCGTCTCATGTTGGGTCGTTCGCCACGGTTTCAGGCGCTGTTGGAACGCTCGCGGCAGAGCATCAAACAGGGGAAAGGCTTGTCTGAAGAGGCGTTCTGGGCCGCGGTCAAGAAACGTAGCCAAGAGCGTAAGCGGTCTGCCACGAAAGGACGCCCCAAACGCTGA
- the flhB gene encoding flagellar biosynthesis protein FlhB — MPEQNGEKSQEATQYRRQQAREQGHVARSQDLGSAALLLGAMTAMLWMGGSVVTTMGLLARHYLGDEPWLTADVATVSHEFSTVMLGLASVLLPLLLVILAVAVFVNIAQVGLLFVPEKIMPDISRLDPVAGFFRVFSLASVMRLVFGSFKVLLVATVAYVCLSGELDDVLALVALDLAQIGRFLSESLLWTGIKIASALLLLALLDYGFQWWRQEQDLRMTTQEVREEMKNLQGDPQVIARRRAAQRQLVMNRVRSAVPKADVVITNPTELAIAIQYEHGTMAAPIVIAKGAGVLAARIRRLALENGVPIVEKKPLAQLLYKEVEIDHPIPAKLYAAVAEVLAYVYQLKGKTMPGR, encoded by the coding sequence ATGCCCGAACAAAACGGCGAAAAATCGCAAGAAGCAACCCAGTATCGCCGGCAGCAGGCCCGCGAACAGGGTCATGTGGCGCGCAGCCAAGATCTCGGCTCGGCCGCGCTGCTGTTGGGCGCCATGACGGCGATGCTTTGGATGGGCGGCTCGGTGGTGACGACGATGGGCCTCCTCGCACGGCACTATCTGGGCGACGAACCGTGGCTGACCGCCGACGTGGCCACGGTCTCACATGAGTTCTCCACGGTCATGCTTGGCCTGGCATCCGTGCTGCTGCCGCTGCTGCTGGTCATCCTGGCGGTGGCGGTGTTCGTCAACATCGCCCAAGTGGGCCTGCTGTTCGTGCCCGAAAAAATCATGCCCGACATCTCGCGGCTCGATCCGGTCGCCGGGTTCTTTCGTGTTTTTTCGCTGGCCAGTGTGATGCGGCTGGTGTTTGGATCGTTCAAAGTGCTGCTGGTCGCAACGGTGGCCTATGTCTGCCTGTCGGGCGAGCTCGACGACGTACTGGCCCTGGTCGCTCTCGATCTGGCGCAGATCGGCCGCTTCCTGAGCGAGTCGCTGTTGTGGACGGGCATCAAGATCGCCTCGGCACTGCTGCTGCTGGCGCTGTTGGACTACGGCTTTCAGTGGTGGCGGCAGGAGCAGGACCTGCGGATGACCACGCAAGAGGTGCGGGAAGAGATGAAGAACCTGCAGGGCGATCCGCAGGTCATCGCCCGTCGCCGCGCGGCCCAGCGGCAGTTGGTGATGAATCGCGTCCGTTCGGCGGTGCCGAAAGCCGACGTGGTGATCACCAACCCCACGGAGTTGGCGATCGCCATTCAATACGAGCATGGCACGATGGCCGCGCCGATCGTGATCGCCAAGGGGGCGGGCGTGCTCGCCGCGCGCATCCGCCGCCTGGCGTTGGAGAACGGCGTGCCGATCGTCGAAAAGAAGCCGCTGGCTCAGTTGCTCTACAAGGAAGTCGAGATCGACCATCCGATCCCCGCCAAGTTGTACGCCGCGGTGGCCGAGGTGCTGGCCTATGTCTATCAGCTCAAAGGCAAGACGATGCCGGGAAGGTAG
- a CDS encoding flagellar biosynthetic protein FliR, producing MFDFTQHHLFVFLLVLVRTSGLVLAGPPFGSSEIPTQIRVFLAIALAMLLFPGQIDTPLTPPTTLAGSIPLVGAELFIGFLLGSGVLLLFSGVQLAGQIVGQMSGMTLADVYNPGFDADVPLLSQLLYMVALAVFLLCGGHRMAMTGFLDTFAALPPGSASMATSLGDMVVTLLVQSFSLGVRVAAPATAALMLASLVLGIISRTLPQLNVMALGFGLNALVTLSILSASLAGLAWLLQDEIEPALNTVLSALR from the coding sequence ATGTTCGACTTCACGCAACACCATCTGTTCGTGTTCTTGCTGGTGCTCGTCCGCACGAGCGGACTGGTGCTGGCCGGGCCGCCGTTCGGCAGCAGCGAGATTCCAACCCAAATCCGCGTGTTTCTGGCCATCGCACTGGCCATGCTCCTGTTTCCCGGCCAGATCGACACGCCTTTGACGCCGCCCACGACGCTGGCCGGTTCCATTCCGCTCGTCGGTGCCGAGCTGTTCATCGGCTTTCTGCTTGGTTCGGGCGTGTTGCTGTTGTTTTCGGGAGTGCAGTTGGCGGGGCAAATCGTCGGACAAATGAGCGGCATGACGCTGGCCGACGTATATAACCCCGGCTTCGACGCCGACGTGCCGCTCTTGTCGCAGTTACTGTATATGGTGGCCCTGGCGGTCTTTTTGCTTTGCGGGGGCCACCGCATGGCGATGACCGGGTTCTTGGATACGTTTGCCGCGCTGCCGCCCGGCAGCGCGAGCATGGCTACCTCGCTCGGCGACATGGTGGTGACGCTTTTGGTGCAGAGCTTTTCGTTGGGAGTTCGGGTCGCCGCGCCGGCCACGGCGGCCTTGATGCTGGCTTCGCTGGTGTTGGGCATCATCAGCCGCACGCTGCCGCAATTGAACGTGATGGCGCTGGGGTTCGGCTTGAACGCCTTGGTGACCTTGAGCATTCTTTCCGCATCGCTGGCCGGCCTGGCGTGGCTGTTGCAAGACGAAATCGAGCCAGCACTGAACACGGTGCTGAGTGCGTTGCGTTGA
- the fliQ gene encoding flagellar biosynthesis protein FliQ codes for MDVTDAVDLGREAIIIGLLVSAPVMVAGLIVGLAIGLLQALTQVQDQTVSFVPKIVAMVFVLAFSLPWLLNRMVQYVEDVFGNIPEML; via the coding sequence ATGGATGTGACCGACGCCGTCGATCTGGGTCGTGAGGCGATTATCATCGGGCTGCTGGTGAGTGCCCCCGTGATGGTGGCCGGACTCATCGTCGGCCTGGCGATCGGACTGCTGCAGGCGCTCACGCAGGTCCAGGACCAGACGGTCTCGTTCGTGCCCAAGATTGTGGCCATGGTCTTCGTGCTGGCCTTCAGTTTGCCGTGGCTCTTGAACCGCATGGTCCAGTACGTAGAAGACGTGTTCGGCAACATTCCTGAAATGCTGTGA
- a CDS encoding PSD1 and planctomycete cytochrome C domain-containing protein has product MNRFRHLLPVLAFAATSFVACVGFCAGEPAAPTAEQVEFFEKSVRPVLVNRCQSCHGAEKQESGLRLDRRTAIENGSDGGPVIVPGKPDQSSLITAVRYQGDVQMPPTAKLPDAELAALVKWVEIGAPWPKEAIDGGRSASAAPASPQDAQAAHWAFRPVVRPAVPSVKQADGCATPIDNFVVARLEAQGLTPSPRADRRTLLRRASFDLLGLPPTAGEIEAFERDASPDAWPRVVDRLLASPHYGERWARHWLDVARYADTKGYVFTQERRYPFSYTYRDYVIRAMNEDLPYDRFVSQQLAADKLPMSGDNRSLAALGFLTLGRRFMFNVHDIIDDRIDVVSRGLLGLTVTCARCHDHKFDPIPSADYYSLYGVFASSTEPDDGPLIGVPEETAAYAEFKKEKAAREKAVDDYRVGKQQELAKQFRSQAGDYLLQLIRERPGEPADGPPKDEPMISLGPGDLRRPITDRWRQYVKQSAAKRGPVFAAWHELAAITPADFGPKANEAIESWMSAADAPPMNPLVRQMLVEHRPATMTDVARLYGELLASVDKQWNELRQTAPSAERLDDPAAEELRQVLYGPESPTVLTDEQSQRLFDREVRDHLTQLKKKVDELEVTSPAAPARAMAMVDAPSPVEPHVFVRGNPGRPGDRVPRRFLAVLSRGERRPFEHGSGRLDLAAAIASRDNPLTARVLVNRVWLHHFGNGLVRTPSDFGVRSDPPTHPELLDWLAATFMDDGWSLKSLHRQILLSSAYQQATGERAECVAVDPENRLLWRMNRRRLDFESMRDSYLAISERLDSALGGRPVDLWAAPYSGRRSVYAFLDRQDLPGVFRIFDFANPDVSNDQRPRTTVPQQALFAMNSPFVLEQVRRLVARPEVAGEMDAARRVQALYRLILGRVATNDEVELAVRFIDAPPVSAEASKLTPWELLAQVLLSTNEFMFVD; this is encoded by the coding sequence ATGAACCGCTTCCGGCACCTGCTGCCCGTCCTCGCTTTTGCCGCCACGAGTTTCGTTGCCTGCGTGGGATTCTGCGCCGGCGAACCGGCAGCACCTACGGCCGAGCAAGTCGAGTTCTTCGAAAAGAGCGTGCGGCCAGTGCTCGTCAACCGGTGTCAGAGTTGTCACGGCGCCGAGAAACAAGAGTCGGGCCTGCGGCTCGACCGGCGGACGGCGATTGAGAACGGGAGCGACGGCGGCCCGGTGATCGTGCCCGGAAAGCCGGACCAGAGCTCGCTGATTACGGCTGTCCGTTATCAGGGCGACGTCCAGATGCCCCCGACGGCGAAATTGCCTGATGCTGAACTGGCGGCACTGGTGAAATGGGTAGAGATCGGCGCGCCGTGGCCCAAGGAAGCGATCGACGGCGGCCGGTCCGCCAGCGCCGCGCCGGCCTCGCCGCAAGACGCGCAGGCCGCGCATTGGGCGTTTCGCCCGGTTGTTAGGCCGGCCGTTCCGAGCGTGAAGCAGGCCGACGGGTGCGCCACGCCGATCGATAACTTCGTCGTGGCGCGGCTCGAAGCCCAGGGATTAACGCCCTCGCCACGCGCCGACCGGCGAACGCTTCTCCGCCGCGCCAGCTTCGATCTGCTCGGTCTGCCGCCGACCGCCGGCGAAATCGAAGCCTTCGAGCGCGACGCGTCGCCCGACGCCTGGCCGCGCGTCGTCGACCGGTTGCTCGCTTCGCCGCACTACGGCGAGCGCTGGGCCCGGCACTGGCTCGACGTGGCCCGTTATGCCGACACCAAGGGCTATGTGTTCACGCAGGAACGGCGGTATCCGTTTTCGTACACCTACCGCGATTACGTCATCCGGGCAATGAACGAGGATCTGCCTTACGACCGGTTCGTCAGCCAGCAGCTCGCCGCCGACAAGCTGCCCATGAGCGGCGACAACCGCTCGCTGGCCGCTCTCGGCTTTCTGACGCTGGGGCGGCGGTTCATGTTCAACGTTCACGACATCATCGACGACCGGATCGACGTGGTGTCGCGCGGGCTGCTGGGACTGACCGTCACCTGCGCGCGCTGTCACGATCACAAGTTCGACCCGATTCCCTCGGCCGATTATTACTCGCTCTACGGCGTCTTCGCCAGCTCGACGGAGCCGGACGACGGGCCGCTGATCGGCGTGCCGGAGGAGACGGCGGCCTACGCGGAGTTCAAGAAGGAGAAAGCGGCGCGAGAGAAGGCCGTCGACGATTACCGCGTCGGCAAACAGCAAGAGCTGGCGAAGCAGTTCCGATCGCAGGCCGGCGACTATTTGCTGCAATTGATTCGCGAGCGGCCCGGCGAACCGGCCGACGGACCGCCCAAAGACGAGCCGATGATCTCGCTGGGACCGGGCGACCTGCGGCGGCCGATCACCGATCGTTGGCGGCAGTACGTGAAGCAGTCGGCCGCCAAGCGCGGTCCGGTGTTTGCGGCCTGGCACGAATTGGCGGCGATTACGCCGGCCGATTTCGGCCCCAAGGCGAATGAGGCCATCGAAAGTTGGATGTCGGCAGCCGACGCGCCGCCGATGAACCCCTTGGTCAGGCAAATGCTGGTCGAACACCGGCCGGCGACGATGACCGACGTGGCCCGGCTTTACGGCGAGCTGCTGGCGTCCGTCGACAAGCAATGGAACGAACTCCGCCAGACCGCCCCGTCGGCCGAGCGGCTTGACGACCCAGCGGCTGAAGAACTGCGGCAGGTGCTTTACGGGCCGGAGTCGCCGACGGTGCTGACCGACGAGCAGTCCCAGCGGCTGTTCGATCGCGAGGTGCGCGACCATCTCACGCAGTTGAAAAAGAAAGTGGACGAGCTGGAGGTCACGTCGCCGGCCGCTCCGGCGCGCGCCATGGCCATGGTCGACGCGCCTTCGCCCGTGGAACCGCACGTTTTTGTTCGCGGCAATCCGGGCCGGCCGGGCGACCGCGTGCCGCGTCGGTTTTTGGCGGTCCTCTCGCGCGGCGAGCGGCGGCCCTTCGAGCACGGCAGCGGGCGGCTCGATCTGGCCGCTGCGATTGCCAGCCGCGACAATCCGCTGACCGCGCGGGTGCTGGTCAACCGCGTCTGGTTGCACCATTTCGGCAATGGTCTGGTGCGCACTCCGAGCGATTTCGGCGTCCGCAGCGATCCGCCGACGCACCCCGAATTGCTCGACTGGCTGGCGGCCACGTTCATGGACGACGGTTGGTCGTTGAAAAGTCTGCACCGGCAGATCCTGCTCTCCAGCGCCTATCAGCAGGCGACGGGTGAGCGGGCGGAGTGCGTCGCTGTCGATCCGGAGAATCGCCTGCTCTGGCGGATGAACCGCCGCCGGCTCGATTTCGAGTCGATGCGCGACAGTTACCTGGCTATTTCGGAGCGGCTCGATTCCGCGCTGGGTGGCCGGCCGGTCGACCTCTGGGCGGCGCCGTATTCTGGCCGCCGCAGCGTTTATGCGTTTCTCGACCGGCAGGATTTGCCCGGCGTGTTCCGCATATTCGACTTTGCCAATCCCGACGTCTCCAACGACCAGCGGCCGCGGACCACGGTGCCGCAACAGGCGCTGTTCGCGATGAACTCGCCGTTCGTGCTCGAGCAGGTGCGGCGGCTGGTGGCCCGGCCGGAAGTGGCCGGCGAGATGGATGCGGCAAGGCGAGTGCAGGCGCTCTATCGGCTGATCCTTGGCCGCGTGGCGACGAACGACGAAGTTGAGTTGGCCGTGCGGTTCATCGACGCGCCGCCGGTTTCAGCAGAGGCTTCGAAGCTCACGCCGTGGGAGCTATTGGCCCAGGTGCTGCTGAGCACGAACGAATTCATGTTCGTGGACTAA